In the Brachionichthys hirsutus isolate HB-005 chromosome 13, CSIRO-AGI_Bhir_v1, whole genome shotgun sequence genome, AAGGGAAATGAGTTCCTCTGCACAGTGACATTCTGACTTTGCTGCCCATGAGGAATGCCAGTAATGGataatcttcttcttctccctcctcttcctctttcagcttgtcccatcaggggtcgccccACCAAATTAAAGTTTTaggccggatgccattcctgccgtaACCCCCTACATTTATCCGGGCTATGAAACGTTACACATTGAAAAACATTGTAGCATTATTTTGCAACGCGGTGAACCTTTCCTCATCTCAATCATAattatgttcattcattcaggttATATTTTTCAACCTGCCCCTTTAGAGCTGCAGCGCTTGCCGTAATCTTCTTCCCTCTGATTCTTTGCTGTATGGGGGTGCAGTGTCAGACTCTCGGGTTTGTTTTCTGGGTACTTGTGTGAAGAGTGTAGATTGTGGCACAATAAAAACCAGACATTATATTTCATAGATTTATACATGTAATGTCAAATTAAAGCATATTGAAGTTACACAAAGTGGCAAGGATCATCATTCATGGGAAggttcatttcaaaatgtatctATTAGTGTGTAGGcgagctttttcttttttctcttacATGCTTGGTTCTTAAAGATTTTGCTTCTCAGCATTTCACTTGCTTTGagcttttttcccctcttgtTTCAAACACCCCAACCCCTGCGTTTCAAGACTGCTTCTCAGAATGAAATGTCTGCAAGCTAACAAGGGATTGTTCTCGGCAATTTGAACATattgtgcatgcatgcgtgcatgCGTCTCGTCAAACTGGGCCAGTCTCAAATATATTCAAACTATGTTAAGTATACGAGAGAGGGTGAGGAATGCGTCCCAGTAAGTCATTCATGGTCAGAACAAGCCAGAACCACTTATAAAACGTCTTACTCACTCATTGTTGCCTCTGCACAGACGTGGCCCGGTCAATCTGAACTGGAGTCTGTGGGTGAGAACCAACCGGGAGCCCTCCATCGCAGCTGCAGCGATTTGTTGTCTGTGAGACATTGGAgatgtcaaaggtcaaataggTTCACAGGAGCTCAGGGCTTTCACATGTTAATTTATCAGAGCAgcacaagaaaaacacacacaggtgattCCAATGTCGTCAGGAACTGTTTAAACACGTCGCAATCATACATTTGATGGACAAGTCTTCTTAAGTGTTGATAAAAGACTTTTTGGATGTTATATTTAGGCTTGAGATGGAAAATATGGACACGAGCAAACAAAGTGCATCTGAAATGTCACCTCTACAGAGCAGAGGAGTTATATTTGGTTTTGtgaacgttttttttaaatacatttaaattttaTATGATCTTATATGGAACAATTGATGTGTAATCTCCCGGGCTTAAGTAGTTTAAACGTGCCTCTACTTCTATATCACAACTTCTCGCACCATTACATCTGTCTGGTGGTGCAAGTATgatcatttacaaatgacattttgtaaatatttagatgtgcaaatatttcagattttataaATTGAACCACCCAGCACTGTGCTAATAGTAACAATAGTTACATTTGGCACCACATCAACCTCTTACATTATATACCATAATACTGAAGGAACATGGTCACTTTTACTTTATACTCATTCACTATATTTTTCAATCATctttacagcagcagcatcagtcgCATTATATTTCTTTTATCCTACTTCTTTTGACAGTAAATCATTTTCAAAAGTTAAAAACTCATTCATCTAtataaaagcaacattttactCTCCTTTCCATCAGATACATGGCGCAATTTAttgaaaaatggaaatgaaaaaacaTGTCTCAATACAGCACAGTAATATTTCACAGATGCCACTTTATTTAAGAGGTATAGCTGTGGTAATATACTGaacatctgtctgtgtgtactacacaagtacacacagacactttaGATGGCCATTTAATACTCAGTGCATCAGAACAACTGTGAGAATGACAAACAGTAATGACACAAACACTCAAGAACAATGACTGGAATCCAGGAGGCCATTCCCACGCAGCCATGTGTTGGTACAACTTCAGTGCAGAGCTCCCCCAGGTGGAGGTATGTAGAACTGCACCAGAGGGCACTGACAGCAGCATTAAGATGAGGTATTCCTTTATTTGTCCCACAATGGAGAAATTCTAAGAgaactaccggtacataaatTCTAAAAATAGTTTATTTGATTATGAAGAAAATCTGTTACAGAGaaataatgtaatatattttttagaaaACCATTGAAATTTTACCTccaagtacaaaaaaaactttttctgttttaaatgttacGTTTGATGTTGAACAATGCATTGAATAGCATTTTTGTCAACAATTACAatggtgcagtgtgaaaacaGCCACTCCCCATGCCCTGTGGGTCTAATTGGCTCAGATTAAAGAACCTATTATATCAGTGGAGCTGATCTGAAAGCTGAGCTGCTGGAGCAACGCAGCCCACACGTAGCATCATGCTGAGAAACCGatacagctgcagcagcttctcctcacCGTCTACACACAACACTCATGATAGCACAAACAATGTACTTCATtgtagcaaaaaacaaaaaaactaaggTAGTATGACATGATTGTATCCTGCTGACGGTGccaagaaaagaagagaagagaagagaacggCATTTAATCTGCCCCGAGAGAAACTGGTTCATTCATTCTGAAGCTTCAAGTCGATAAAGttctacaaagaaaaaaagaagccgtTGATAgcaaaacattaaaacccatcGCAATGgcacatataatatataaagcACAGAAATTGTTGAAGAGAAATGTTGTAATCTCATTAAAACGATATTGTTTCTGTGTCCTATTTCAGACAATTGTTGTATTATGGATTTATCAAAAGGATTTATGCTCTGTGTTCATTGTTCAATGTTCAATGCATACATTTTTTtctattctttgtttttgtggtaATAGGCAGCTGCACCTTTTCAAAAATCATCATTGTGTCGTTTCTTCAAGTTAAAACTGAAACACGGACATTGGGATGAGTTCTTCAATTTGGAaagccacacacatgcacgcaaacagacacacacacacactcacagaacACTGAATTTTCCCAAACTGGAACTGAAGAAAGAATGCGAGCCACAAAGGTTGTTTGTATCGTGGTGAGCGGCGGCGTGGGGTGAAGGGTTGTGGGTAAATCTTACTCCTGAGGTTCACAGCCAACCTGGGAACGCCTTTAATCCCCGCCCCTCTGTCCTGCCGCTACATAGAACATGTAAAGTCCAAATCCGCAGTCTAATTAATACCAACATGCTCAATGAAAACAGGAACTGTGCAACACCCACACAAGCGTCCTTATCTAGATATATCCAGTCTCTTTTGAACAAAAAGATCATCTGATGTGTGCTGTAAATGTTCATTACATTATATTCAATTGATAACTCACACAATACCGTAGTCATTTGTCAATAAATCAATTAGTTGATTGATTAAAAAATCTTTAGATCATACATGAAGGTGAGATGACAATTATTTCCCAGTTAGAGCTTCTTACATATAAATGTTATGATTTACAACATTatatgtcatttttaattatccATTCTTGCCATATTTGGCTTTTGATCtgctgtaatttaaaaaacGTTATCAGTAATACCCAACCTCGACTCAGCTGCAGAATTATTTGTCATTCTACAAACTAAAATATACCATTCTAATAATGAGTGCATAATGACGGCAGTCTATACTTGCAGCTCATTCATTGAACAGAGGTCATTTTTGGATGTCAAGGACCTCGCACTTGGGGCTTTGGATGGTGGGTCGTCAATTAGGGAGCCACGTGTCCGTCAGAAGAAAGAGGAACTCCACGAGGAGTCCTTAACGACTGGCCTCCGTTCACTCTGCTCTGACCCCGTGACCTCGGGGTCACAGGCCACAATAAACTACCATCTGGAGCTGTGTTATCGGCTCTATGACGAAAGCGGCGGACAGCAGCCCTCTGCATTCAGGCCGAGCTGCGGGACGCTATTGAAGGCCTGAGAACAAGAGTCCTGCTCCACCATCACCTCTCTGAACATCCGCCCTGCTAGATGAATGCAGCGTCGCCCTCTGATCAGCTCTAGTAATGTGGGTCCGATTTTCTTCATTGAGACGACCACAAGGAAGAAAGGCTGCACACAGGCACTGCACACCGGGGGGGCTGCCTGGCGCTACTATAATTATACGTTTTTCACTATTGAGCAACACTAATGTGGATCCGTTTCAGGATTAATTTATTTCTCATTGCTGGGAATAAAACCTTCATAGGAAAATGTTgtcaggattttttttgttttagtatTCTGCACAAAGACACCAAATATTATGATAGAGAAGTTTTGGAATAAGAAAAATACAACACTCAACACTAAATCTTTACCGCATGAATTCTGCATGAATtcacatgaaagaaagaaaaatcaatttgAGCTCAGAAGACATTTGCCTACTATATGTCACAAGTATTACACAATAAAGACTAAGAGCAAATGCAAGTGGGCAGTATGTGGCCGTACTTCCAGGATGGAACACAAGGTGAAGTGCAAAGTGGTGACGTTTAACAGCGTGACTTCCTACAGCAGCACTAAAACAGAATAAGAAAGATGTTTTTATAAACAATAAAGTGGCTTAATTCCAATAAACAACCCGTCTTTGTACCACCTTTGTTTGATATGGTAAAGACCCAAATATCTTCAATGAACACGTCTTTTCCCCACAGATGGATCAAATCGTGGCTCAATGACGCCACCTGCTGGCTAAATAACTAACTATTGTCGCGTAAATAAATGCAGCGACAACCAGGCCTCATTTAAACAGTCTATACatagaaataaatgtttggaGATTGGAGAATGATCTTCCTCCATGACAGCAGACTTTAGATTTACTCTGGCGCTGTGCTGCAAGCTAGCTTACTTAGCATTAACTTTGGTAGCTCACTTCGACGATGCCGTTTAGTTTATTCAGAATTACCTGAGAATACCTTTACCTTTTATAAGcaaacatcaaaaacacatacatacatacttaCTTTCTATCCCATATTTGTCGTTTCCCTAGAGTTTTTAATTTTCAGGTTGACTGACGAAGTCGTGACGTAGCATTTTCTTTGAGCCCGAGACGAAGGCGGTCACACCTGAATTCAATTAGTTGTAATTATTGTTGGTTCGTGAGAAAATCCTAATTGCTTTCACTTTCCTATCGTTAATAACAAAGCAATTATCAATAATAGTAGTAACCTTGCTGTCTCGTTATTCACggaataatgacaataaaggtaTTTTGAttgaaaaatcttttttttttttttaccaataatGCCCATACttgtaatttaatgtaacatTGTTTGTGCATTGTTATATATTCTACTAACTTGAGTGCACAGCAATAAATAACATTATATTGGTTTATGACATTTATTCACAACTAAAAAATTCATACACATATGTACGTCGCACCAGTATATTAAGAGTTCACAAGCCCGTTCAGGTTgggaaatgtaataattttcGACAATGAACAATCTTGAAGGCCAGAGTCCGCTTTGCTCGTTTCCTCCTCGACAAGCTGATGTGCATCATGCCAACATGGTGGTGGTCATCCTCGTGCCGTCCTTCTCCCAGAGGCCTCGTGAAACTGGTCGGCACAACACGGACTCGGGTCAGTACCAGTAGGACCTTCGAAACCTTCTCTTGTCCCGGATGCCGAGTTTTTCCATGACTTCCTCCTCCAGAGTTTTCAGAGAAGGGATGTAGGTTTTATTTAGAGCGTCTTCTGTACTCGTGTCTTTGGGACAGTCTGtaagaaaacaaatacacatttcTCACATGCCAAAGTCTATACAATTATAATAGTATCTGCTGGAAAGCAAAGAAGAACACAACATTTATACAagcacaacaaaataaacaatccCCCTCCAAACAGAAGCAGTCAGACATGCACCTTTCCACTTCTCTGGCACGATGCCATCTCGTCGCTGCACAACAGGTTTGGCGATGATTCGTTCAGTCCTGACCGACACTCGGACTCTCTCACCCTCCTCCGTGTATTTCCACACGACCTCTGTGGGCTCCCTGGGAGACCAATATATGAATATCATAATTAAACTTTAATGAACAAAGATTACAATGATCTAACAGAAATAACGTTGGACTGTTTAATATTTATCAACGACTACACTAAAAACAGTAGAGATTATTAAGGTATTTATCTATATGGAagtgcaaagacaaacaaacatgcatgaaCTGCAGCACGTTTTTAAATCCATGCTTGGATGCTTACAGTTAAAAAAATGCATACACAAAATATTTGAATTGCTAACTTGGCAAAAAGGCATTTCAAGATAAAAAAACGTGATTTCTTCTGGTCACACTTGAGTACTTATTAAttactaaaatatattttaagccTGTCAGCTACAAGCTACTTAAGCATGCAGGCAGCAATAATGTAGGACCACCTacgaaaaaaaacaacctcattCTAACTGATCTTCTGTGCGTTTGCTTTTTGTGCATAGCAACCATTTTAATCTTGCAATGGAAGATGGAACACTGTACTTGTCTGAGGGGTCAATGAGGGCAACATCACGAACCAGGATGGGAGCCTCGCTGGCGATGTAGGCCCCACGGTTATTTGCATTTTTCCCAATGGTCCTGTAATGCTAAGACACAAACAAGCCGCTCACGACTCTCCAAGTGTGCACTATCCTCCAGAGTAAAACATCATGCATGTGTTCATTCTTAGCACATCCATTTTGGTTTGAATAGCATGTTTTCTTTCACAAAAAAATAGATAGAGAGCTTTCTTACTGTATTAAGTCCCTCCAGGATAACCCAGTTTCTACGTCTGAAGACCTGGATAACTTTCCCTTGCTTTCCTTCGTCCTTCCCTGCAAGAATCCTAACctgagaatgaaaaaaaaacatacagatGAATAAACAATTACAAAGACCTTCCCCCAATATCTAACACTTTTATAAAGACAGATTTATGCAAACAGCCAAACAGCCCTCTCCACCAAATTTAATAACTTTTCTGCCTGATACTTTCATACATCTTGTGCCAAACTGTCAAACATTATGCAAAGACCAAAATTATAGATGGTAAGTTTGAATTTAAggattactaaaaaaaaaagtaaaatgagaTTCACATCTAAAAACTTGAGATATTATAAGGCTAAAACAAAAGTTAGTTATACggaatatttaattaaaacacatcTGTAACGAATGAAATC is a window encoding:
- the mrpl24 gene encoding large ribosomal subunit protein uL24m, translating into MRLTAALKMASKVVLPKDYRYGTNRPWTAAAKKQNPPGKKRNKVFVEPVAPEDWTVFRGDTVRILAGKDEGKQGKVIQVFRRRNWVILEGLNTHYRTIGKNANNRGAYIASEAPILVRDVALIDPSDKEPTEVVWKYTEEGERVRVSVRTERIIAKPVVQRRDGIVPEKWKDCPKDTSTEDALNKTYIPSLKTLEEEVMEKLGIRDKRRFRRSYWY